The Sinorhizobium sp. B11 genomic interval CCTTGAATCCGTTCGCGCCTTCTTCGCCGCCAATGCCCCCGATATCGCCATCGTCGAAACGGCCGGCAGTTCGTCGACAGTCACTCTCGCCGCCGAAGCGCATGGCGTCGAGCCCGCGCAGATCGCCAAGACGATCTGCCTTCGTGTGGGCGACCGCACCATGCTGATCGTGGCAAGCGGTACCGCGCGTCTCGACAACAGGAAGTTCAAGGACACGTTCGGTGGAAAGGGGCGCATGCTCGATGCCGAAGAGGTGCTGGCAGTGACGAGCCACCCGGTCGGCGGTGTCTGCCCCTTTGGCCTGCCTGCACCGCTGCCGATCTATTGCGACGTATCGCTGAAGCAGTTCGGCGAGGTCGTTCCGGCCGCCGGTTCGACCAATT includes:
- a CDS encoding YbaK/EbsC family protein, whose amino-acid sequence is MSLESVRAFFAANAPDIAIVETAGSSSTVTLAAEAHGVEPAQIAKTICLRVGDRTMLIVASGTARLDNRKFKDTFGGKGRMLDAEEVLAVTSHPVGGVCPFGLPAPLPIYCDVSLKQFGEVVPAAGSTNSAVHIPTERLVEITRAEWVDVCQ